A genomic window from Sphingobacterium sp. BN32 includes:
- a CDS encoding ATP-binding cassette domain-containing protein: MLIIKSLSYSYKKRKRVLEEISTTLQPGHIYGLLGLNGEGKTTLLKLMVGLLLPKEGNVFYGNLKSSDRSAAYYNEVFYLSDSSKLPDMNIEAFGKIYGAFYSRYEHQEYINNLRSFNIPMENGLRGLSLGQHRKVHLAFALACNTSALLMDEPSNGLDIPSKGIFRKLLAKSMSADKIFVIATHQIRDVDNLFDHLLILNKGKLLIDTSLFDLAKEYSITRTPEPDDEIVYSQQEFDGAVHLVKTSIPSEAKLDIEFLFNAFTQSNQTVEL, translated from the coding sequence ATGCTAATCATCAAATCACTATCTTATTCCTATAAAAAGAGGAAGCGGGTGCTAGAGGAAATCAGCACAACACTACAACCCGGCCATATTTACGGGCTCTTAGGTTTGAACGGCGAAGGGAAAACAACCTTATTAAAGCTGATGGTAGGTTTACTACTGCCGAAAGAGGGGAATGTGTTTTACGGCAATTTGAAGAGCTCGGATCGCTCCGCAGCGTATTATAACGAGGTATTCTACTTGTCGGACAGCAGCAAACTGCCCGATATGAATATAGAAGCTTTCGGAAAGATATACGGAGCTTTCTATTCAAGATATGAGCATCAGGAATATATCAACAACCTGAGGTCCTTTAATATTCCGATGGAAAATGGTTTAAGAGGACTGTCTCTAGGTCAGCATCGCAAAGTGCATCTTGCCTTTGCCCTGGCCTGCAATACGTCGGCCCTGCTGATGGACGAGCCAAGCAATGGGCTGGATATCCCATCGAAGGGAATATTCAGAAAACTGCTAGCCAAGTCAATGTCGGCAGATAAGATCTTTGTCATCGCTACTCACCAAATTAGAGACGTCGATAATCTATTCGATCATCTGCTGATTTTGAATAAAGGAAAGCTTCTTATCGATACGAGCCTATTTGACCTAGCAAAAGAATATAGCATCACAAGAACGCCAGAGCCGGATGATGAAATTGTCTATAGCCAACAGGAGTTTGATGGAGCAGTCCATCTGGTGAAAACCAGCATACCAAGCGAGGCTAAACTAGATATTGAATTCCTGTTTAATGCCTTTACCCAATCTAACCAAACTGTAGAATTATGA
- a CDS encoding DUF177 domain-containing protein yields the protein MKYLKQYRIPFSGLSTGKHSFDFEVDEKFFACYEHSLVKEGDLKVVVELQKQENMLIANFDIKGSMKLTCDVCLSQFDAPIHIQERALIKFSEEDWQDDTEEVVMLSKNDYELDIAPLLYEYINVAVPPYTKCSEQGENINCDPEMLNMIQNEQDEESSIADDEHIDPRWEALKNIKNN from the coding sequence GTGAAGTATCTAAAACAATATAGAATACCATTTTCAGGTCTTTCGACAGGTAAACACAGTTTTGACTTTGAAGTAGATGAGAAGTTCTTTGCTTGTTACGAACATTCCTTAGTGAAGGAAGGAGACCTAAAAGTTGTAGTTGAACTACAGAAACAGGAGAATATGCTGATTGCTAATTTTGATATCAAAGGCAGCATGAAGCTTACTTGTGACGTTTGTTTATCTCAATTTGATGCTCCGATTCATATTCAAGAGCGCGCTCTGATCAAGTTTTCGGAAGAAGATTGGCAAGATGATACCGAAGAGGTTGTTATGCTGTCTAAAAACGACTACGAACTGGATATCGCTCCTTTGCTTTATGAATATATCAATGTTGCTGTTCCGCCTTACACGAAATGTAGTGAGCAGGGCGAAAACATAAACTGCGATCCGGAGATGTTAAATATGATTCAAAACGAGCAAGACGAAGAATCATCAATAGCGGACGATGAGCACATCGATCCACGTTGGGAAGCATTAAAAAATATTAAGAATAACTAA
- a CDS encoding beta-ketoacyl-ACP synthase III, whose translation MSKIHAAITAVNGYVPDYILTNKELETMVDTNDEWIVSRTGISERRILKDPNKATSDLAVPAVKGLLEKRGISAEDIELIIFCTSTPDMLFPATANILADKIGAKNAWGYDLQAACSGFLFGLTTGAQFIESGKHKKVLVVGGDKMSSVVNYADRNTCILFGDGCGCVLLEPDTEGNGIQDSILRTDGSGGQYLNIKGGGSLHPASHETVDAGLHYAYQEGRTVFKFAVTNMADVAAEIMDRNNLTANDVAWLVPHQANKRIIDATAERAGLPEEKVMVNIQKYGNTTSATIPMCLWEWESQLKKGDNLILAAFGGGFTWGSVYLKWAY comes from the coding sequence ATGTCGAAAATTCATGCGGCGATAACCGCTGTAAATGGTTATGTTCCGGATTATATCCTTACCAACAAAGAGTTGGAAACCATGGTTGATACCAACGACGAGTGGATTGTAAGCCGCACGGGTATCAGCGAAAGAAGAATTCTTAAAGATCCCAATAAAGCAACTTCTGATTTGGCCGTTCCTGCGGTAAAGGGTCTTTTAGAAAAAAGAGGAATCTCGGCAGAAGATATCGAATTGATTATTTTCTGTACAAGTACACCAGATATGTTATTTCCTGCTACGGCGAATATTCTTGCAGACAAGATTGGAGCAAAGAATGCTTGGGGATATGATCTTCAGGCCGCATGTTCGGGTTTCTTATTTGGATTAACGACCGGTGCTCAGTTCATCGAGTCGGGGAAGCATAAAAAAGTTTTAGTTGTTGGTGGTGATAAGATGTCATCAGTTGTCAACTATGCGGATAGAAATACATGTATCTTATTTGGTGACGGGTGCGGATGCGTGCTTTTAGAACCCGATACGGAAGGAAATGGCATACAGGATTCTATCCTGCGCACGGATGGTTCGGGCGGACAATACCTGAATATCAAGGGTGGTGGTTCCCTACATCCGGCTAGCCACGAAACGGTGGATGCAGGCTTGCACTATGCTTACCAAGAGGGACGCACAGTATTTAAGTTTGCCGTTACAAATATGGCGGATGTTGCTGCCGAAATTATGGATCGTAACAACCTAACTGCGAACGACGTAGCATGGTTAGTTCCACATCAAGCGAACAAGCGTATTATTGATGCGACAGCAGAGCGCGCTGGATTGCCAGAAGAAAAAGTGATGGTGAATATCCAGAAATACGGAAATACAACAAGCGCGACGATTCCTATGTGTTTATGGGAGTGGGAGAGCCAGTTGAAAAAAGGCGATAATTTGATCCTTGCGGCGTTTGGCGGCGGGTTTACTTGGGGCTCCGTTTATTTAAAATGGGCATACTAA
- the accC gene encoding acetyl-CoA carboxylase biotin carboxylase subunit: MFKKILIANRGEIALRIIRTCKEMGIQSVAVYSTADRDSLHVRFADEAVCIGPPASKDSYLNIPNIIAAAELTNADAIHPGYGFLSENAKFSAICAEYGIKFIGATAEQIEKMGDKASAKETMKQAGVPTVPGSDGLVPDVKTGLKLANEMTYPIILKATAGGGGRGMRIVWKDEEFEPAWDSARQEAGAAFGNDGIYLEKYVEDPRHIEIQVIGDQYGTVCHLSERDCSIQRRHQKLVEEAPSPFITPELRAKMGEAAIKGAMAVKYEGAGTIEFLVDKHRNFYFMEMNTRIQVEHPVTEEVINFDLIKEQIKVAAGIPISGKSYEPTMHAIECRINAEDPFNNFRPSPGKITNFHSPGGHGVRVDTHVYSGYTIPPNYDSMIAKLICVAQTREEALNTMERALSEFVIEGVKTTIPLHLRLMRDPNFRAGNFTTKFMETFDLTQYPDEEVV, from the coding sequence ATGTTTAAAAAAATATTAATTGCCAATAGAGGTGAGATCGCATTAAGAATTATCCGTACTTGTAAAGAAATGGGTATTCAGAGTGTTGCGGTATATTCTACTGCAGATCGCGATAGTCTGCACGTTCGCTTTGCAGACGAAGCAGTTTGTATCGGTCCGCCAGCAAGTAAAGATTCCTATTTAAATATCCCTAATATCATTGCAGCTGCAGAATTAACCAATGCAGATGCGATTCACCCAGGCTACGGTTTCCTTTCGGAAAATGCCAAGTTCTCTGCGATCTGTGCAGAATATGGTATCAAGTTTATTGGTGCTACAGCAGAGCAGATTGAGAAAATGGGTGATAAAGCTTCAGCAAAAGAGACGATGAAGCAGGCAGGCGTTCCAACGGTTCCGGGTTCGGATGGTTTGGTGCCTGATGTGAAAACGGGTCTGAAGCTTGCCAACGAAATGACGTATCCAATTATTTTAAAAGCTACTGCCGGTGGTGGTGGTCGTGGTATGCGTATCGTTTGGAAAGATGAAGAGTTTGAACCAGCATGGGATTCGGCTCGTCAAGAAGCTGGTGCCGCATTCGGAAACGACGGCATCTATTTAGAGAAATATGTGGAAGATCCACGTCATATTGAGATCCAGGTCATCGGTGATCAGTATGGTACAGTATGTCACCTTTCTGAGCGTGACTGTTCTATCCAACGTCGTCACCAGAAATTGGTAGAGGAAGCTCCATCTCCATTTATTACGCCAGAGTTGCGTGCTAAAATGGGTGAAGCAGCTATCAAAGGTGCGATGGCAGTAAAATATGAGGGCGCGGGTACTATCGAGTTTTTGGTAGACAAACACCGTAACTTCTACTTTATGGAGATGAATACGCGTATTCAGGTAGAGCACCCTGTAACGGAGGAAGTAATCAACTTCGATTTAATTAAAGAACAAATTAAAGTAGCAGCAGGTATTCCAATTTCAGGAAAGAGCTATGAGCCAACCATGCATGCTATCGAGTGTCGTATCAATGCGGAAGATCCTTTCAATAATTTCCGCCCGTCGCCAGGGAAGATTACGAACTTCCACTCTCCAGGAGGTCATGGCGTTCGTGTAGATACGCACGTATATTCTGGATATACCATCCCTCCGAACTATGATTCGATGATTGCGAAATTAATTTGTGTTGCGCAGACTCGTGAAGAGGCGCTTAACACGATGGAACGCGCATTGAGCGAATTTGTAATCGAGGGTGTGAAAACAACCATTCCACTTCACCTACGTCTAATGCGTGATCCTAACTTTAGAGCTGGTAATTTTACCACTAAATTTATGGAGACTTTCGACCTGACGCAGTATCCTGATGAGGAAGTTGTATAA
- the accB gene encoding acetyl-CoA carboxylase biotin carboxyl carrier protein, protein MSMDIKQIQDLIKFVSKSGVNEVSIEEKDFKITIKTNQEPTYVTASVPAVAAAAPVAAAPAAAAPIAAAPVAAAPAADDESKYITVKSPIIGTFYRSPGPDKGVFVNVGDEIAPGKVLCIVEAMKLFNEIESEVSGKIVKILVNDAQPVEYDQPLFLVDPS, encoded by the coding sequence ATGAGTATGGATATTAAACAAATTCAAGATTTAATCAAATTTGTTTCTAAATCTGGTGTTAATGAAGTTTCTATCGAAGAGAAAGATTTCAAGATCACAATTAAAACAAATCAAGAGCCAACTTACGTTACAGCTTCAGTTCCTGCAGTAGCAGCAGCGGCTCCAGTAGCGGCAGCCCCTGCGGCAGCAGCTCCGATAGCGGCGGCGCCAGTTGCAGCAGCACCAGCAGCAGATGATGAATCGAAGTATATCACGGTTAAATCTCCAATCATTGGTACATTCTACCGTTCTCCAGGTCCAGATAAAGGGGTGTTTGTGAATGTGGGTGATGAAATCGCTCCGGGTAAAGTATTGTGTATTGTCGAAGCAATGAAACTTTTCAACGAGATTGAATCTGAGGTTTCTGGAAAAATCGTGAAAATCTTAGTTAATGATGCACAGCCTGTGGAATACGATCAACCATTATTTTTGGTAGATCCTAGCTAA
- the plsX gene encoding phosphate acyltransferase PlsX: MKIGLDVLGGDYAPDSNIKGAIEAQQLLDESQRIVLFGDEEATKKAIEAAGSDPSKFDYVHAPENISMHEHPTKAITQKPDSSIAKGFELLKNGEIDSFSSAGNTGAMLVGAMFSVKTIPGVLRPAIATNVPKLKEGFGILLDVGANADCKPEMLNQFALLGSLYAEHVYGIPSPKVGLLNIGEEEEKGNNLTVATYPLLKANNKINFIGNAEGRDLFTDHADVVVCDGYTGNVVLKLAESFYVVTLKKGMKDPFFDRFNYEQYGGSPILGVNAPVIIGHGISTPEAIKNMVLLSRDMIASQFIEKIRSAFN; this comes from the coding sequence ATGAAGATTGGATTAGACGTATTGGGGGGAGATTATGCACCGGACTCAAATATTAAAGGTGCTATCGAAGCTCAACAATTGCTAGACGAATCTCAGCGCATAGTGTTATTTGGCGACGAAGAAGCCACCAAAAAAGCTATTGAAGCAGCGGGATCCGACCCCTCAAAATTTGATTATGTTCATGCTCCTGAAAATATCAGCATGCACGAACATCCAACCAAAGCTATCACACAAAAACCCGATTCATCCATTGCAAAGGGCTTTGAACTATTAAAGAACGGTGAGATAGACTCTTTCTCTTCAGCTGGAAATACCGGAGCGATGTTAGTTGGCGCTATGTTCAGTGTCAAGACTATTCCGGGGGTTTTACGCCCCGCAATTGCCACCAACGTTCCTAAATTAAAAGAAGGATTTGGAATCCTGCTTGATGTTGGTGCAAATGCAGACTGCAAACCTGAAATGTTGAACCAATTTGCGCTGCTTGGTAGCTTGTATGCTGAGCATGTATATGGCATCCCGAGCCCCAAAGTTGGATTATTGAACATTGGCGAAGAAGAAGAAAAAGGAAATAACCTAACTGTTGCAACCTACCCATTATTAAAAGCAAACAATAAGATCAATTTTATTGGAAACGCTGAAGGCCGTGACTTGTTCACTGACCATGCAGACGTTGTCGTTTGTGATGGCTATACTGGAAATGTGGTTCTAAAACTTGCGGAGTCGTTTTATGTGGTTACCTTGAAAAAAGGAATGAAAGATCCTTTTTTCGATCGCTTTAACTATGAGCAATATGGAGGAAGCCCTATTTTAGGTGTAAATGCTCCAGTTATTATTGGCCATGGTATATCAACTCCTGAGGCTATTAAAAATATGGTTTTATTGTCAAGAGATATGATTGCTTCTCAATTTATTGAGAAGATCAGATCAGCTTTTAATTAA
- the rpmF gene encoding 50S ribosomal protein L32 — MAHPKRKTSKSRRDKRRTHYKAELPSLTVCKETGAVHTPHRAYTVDGNLYYNGKLIIENTATV; from the coding sequence ATGGCACATCCAAAACGTAAAACTTCTAAATCTAGAAGAGACAAAAGAAGAACACACTATAAAGCTGAGTTACCTAGCTTAACAGTTTGTAAAGAAACTGGCGCGGTTCATACACCACACCGTGCTTACACAGTAGACGGTAATTTATACTACAACGGTAAATTGATTATCGAAAATACTGCTACTGTCTAA
- a CDS encoding epoxyqueuosine reductase QueH, with protein MENNEFVREKLELPNEGKKLLLHSCCAPCSGEVMEALIASDIEFTIYFYNPNIHPRKEYDLRKDENIRFAEKHNIPFIDADYDVDHWFELAKGMENEPERGIRCTMCFDMRFEKTAEYAAANGFDVISSSLGISRWKTMSQINDCGVRAASRYPDMEYWTLNWRKKGGSARMLEISKRERFYMQEYCGCAYSLRDTNKWRMANNREKIELGKNYYE; from the coding sequence ATGGAGAATAATGAATTTGTAAGGGAGAAGTTGGAATTGCCCAACGAAGGGAAGAAACTATTGCTACATTCCTGCTGTGCACCATGTTCGGGGGAAGTGATGGAAGCGCTGATTGCGTCAGACATCGAATTTACGATCTATTTTTACAACCCCAACATCCATCCACGCAAGGAATATGATTTACGCAAAGACGAGAATATCCGATTTGCGGAGAAGCATAACATTCCCTTTATCGACGCGGACTATGACGTCGACCATTGGTTTGAACTTGCTAAAGGAATGGAAAATGAGCCCGAGCGTGGTATTCGTTGCACGATGTGCTTTGATATGCGCTTTGAGAAGACTGCAGAATATGCGGCAGCGAACGGCTTCGACGTTATTTCAAGTTCCTTAGGAATTTCGCGTTGGAAAACGATGAGTCAAATCAATGACTGCGGTGTTCGTGCAGCATCGCGTTATCCCGATATGGAATACTGGACATTGAACTGGCGTAAAAAGGGAGGTTCGGCACGTATGCTGGAGATCAGCAAGCGCGAACGCTTTTACATGCAGGAATACTGTGGTTGCGCTTATTCCCTTCGCGATACAAATAAGTGGCGTATGGCGAATAATCGCGAGAAAATAGAATTAGGAAAAAACTATTACGAGTAG